One genomic region from Streptomyces sp. NBC_00582 encodes:
- a CDS encoding nuclear transport factor 2 family protein: MDPIAQLLAERACRRLLLDLVRRLDLDEPGSVAELFTEDGVWTWPEGDRLVKGRAALRAHFGSRPADRHARRLMADVRVEVTSPDTARATSYFTTYRMDPAPGPAPVGIGHYEDTLHRTPDGSWLLAARTLRLPCDRPTPRL, translated from the coding sequence ATGGACCCGATCGCGCAGCTTCTCGCCGAACGCGCCTGCCGGCGCCTGCTCCTCGACCTCGTCCGCCGCCTCGACCTCGACGAACCCGGCTCCGTGGCCGAGCTGTTCACCGAGGACGGCGTCTGGACCTGGCCGGAGGGCGACCGCCTGGTCAAGGGACGCGCCGCCCTGCGCGCCCACTTCGGCTCCCGCCCCGCCGATCGCCACGCACGCCGGCTGATGGCGGACGTCCGCGTCGAGGTGACCTCCCCCGACACGGCGAGAGCGACGTCGTACTTCACGACGTACCGCATGGACCCCGCGCCCGGCCCGGCCCCCGTGGGGATCGGGCACTACGAGGACACCCTGCACCGCACCCCCGACGGCTCCTGGCTCCTCGCGGCCCGCACCCTGCGCCTCCCCTGCGACCGGCCCACCCCACGCCTCTAG
- a CDS encoding CbiQ family ECF transporter T component, whose protein sequence is MTDRPSRGGRGGPPPARAGRTPPAQPPPPAPPRPIHPGAWWLWSLSLGTAATRTTNPLLLALLLATSAYVVVTCRPRTPAPWARSYPAFLRLALVVMAIRLLFTVTLGSPIPGTHTLLTLPEVPLPAWAQGIRLGGRVTAEALLFSLYDALRLATLLVCVGAANALASPSRLLKSLPGALYETGVAVVVALTFAPNLIADVHRLRAARRLRGRPDSGVRGLLQVGLPVLEGALERSVALAAAMDARGYGRTADLPAPVRRTTTALTLGGLLGVCAGTYGLLTAAGATYGLPLLLAGLAAALAGLRLGGRRSPRTRYRPDRWTPRACLVAASGAATAALLTLAATTDPAALHPGVVPPTAPALPLWPAAAVLLGLLPAFLHKEQPS, encoded by the coding sequence ATGACTGACCGCCCGAGCCGCGGTGGGCGCGGCGGCCCCCCGCCGGCGCGGGCAGGCAGGACGCCCCCCGCCCAGCCGCCACCCCCCGCACCACCCCGCCCGATCCATCCCGGCGCCTGGTGGCTCTGGTCCCTCTCCCTCGGCACGGCCGCCACCCGCACCACCAACCCCCTCCTCCTCGCCCTCCTCCTCGCCACCTCCGCCTACGTCGTGGTCACCTGCCGTCCGAGAACCCCCGCCCCCTGGGCCCGCTCCTACCCGGCCTTCCTCAGACTCGCGCTCGTCGTCATGGCCATCCGTCTCCTCTTCACCGTCACCCTCGGCTCCCCCATCCCCGGCACCCACACCCTCCTCACCCTCCCCGAGGTCCCCCTCCCCGCCTGGGCCCAGGGCATCCGCCTCGGCGGCCGGGTCACCGCGGAGGCCCTCCTGTTCTCCCTCTACGACGCCCTGCGCCTCGCCACGCTCCTCGTCTGCGTCGGCGCGGCGAACGCCCTCGCGAGCCCCTCCCGTCTGCTCAAGTCCCTCCCGGGCGCCCTGTACGAGACGGGCGTGGCGGTCGTCGTGGCACTCACCTTCGCCCCGAACCTCATCGCCGACGTCCACCGTCTGCGCGCCGCCCGTCGTCTGCGCGGCCGCCCGGACAGCGGTGTCCGGGGTCTGCTCCAGGTGGGACTCCCGGTCCTCGAAGGCGCCCTGGAACGCTCCGTCGCCCTCGCCGCCGCGATGGACGCCCGCGGTTACGGCCGTACCGCCGACCTCCCCGCCCCGGTCCGCCGTACGACGACCGCCCTCACCCTGGGCGGCCTGCTCGGCGTGTGCGCGGGGACGTACGGGCTGCTCACCGCGGCCGGAGCGACGTACGGCCTCCCCCTCCTCCTCGCCGGTCTCGCCGCCGCGCTCGCCGGACTGCGCCTCGGCGGCCGCCGCTCCCCCCGCACCCGTTACCGCCCCGACCGCTGGACCCCGCGCGCCTGTCTCGTCGCGGCGTCCGGCGCGGCGACCGCGGCGCTCCTCACGCTCGCCGCGACCACGGACCCGGCGGCCCTGCACCCCGGCGTGGTGCCGCCGACCGCGCCGGCCCTCCCCCTGTGGCCCGCGGCGGCGGTCCTCCTGGGCCTCCTCCCCGCCTTCCTCCACAAGGAGCAGCCGTCGTGA
- a CDS encoding ECF transporter S component, producing MKAVPLGPRSLLSLLLVGAVGVTAFTWPFLAPPASAVNAHAQDAPWLFAGLLVLLVAVVAATISESGLGAKAVAMLGVLAATGAALRPIGAGTAGVEPMFFLMVLSGRVLGPGFGFVLGSVTMFASALLTGGVGPWLPFQMLAMGWFTMGAGLLPGRAGLRGRAERALLALYGFLGAFAYGTAMNLAGWPFMGTLASGVAFDPDAAVPANVARFVAYCVATSLGWDLGRAVVTVVLTLTVGPAILRALRRATRRAAFEAPVTFDAPAP from the coding sequence GTGAAAGCCGTCCCGCTGGGGCCGCGCTCCCTTCTGTCGCTGCTGCTGGTCGGCGCGGTCGGCGTGACCGCCTTCACCTGGCCGTTCCTCGCCCCTCCGGCCTCCGCGGTGAACGCGCACGCGCAGGACGCCCCCTGGCTCTTCGCGGGGCTGCTGGTGCTGCTGGTGGCGGTGGTGGCGGCGACGATCTCGGAGTCCGGGCTCGGCGCGAAGGCGGTCGCGATGCTGGGCGTGCTCGCCGCCACGGGGGCCGCCCTGCGTCCGATCGGGGCGGGCACGGCCGGTGTCGAGCCGATGTTCTTCCTGATGGTGCTGAGCGGCCGGGTCCTCGGCCCGGGCTTCGGTTTCGTCCTCGGCTCGGTGACGATGTTCGCGTCCGCGCTGCTCACGGGCGGGGTGGGTCCGTGGTTGCCGTTCCAGATGCTGGCGATGGGCTGGTTCACGATGGGCGCGGGCCTGCTCCCGGGCCGGGCGGGTCTGCGGGGCCGTGCGGAACGGGCGCTGCTCGCGCTGTACGGCTTCCTCGGCGCCTTCGCCTACGGCACGGCGATGAATCTGGCGGGCTGGCCCTTCATGGGCACGCTGGCGTCGGGGGTCGCCTTCGACCCGGACGCGGCGGTCCCGGCCAACGTGGCGCGTTTCGTCGCGTACTGCGTGGCGACCTCGCTGGGCTGGGACCTGGGGCGGGCGGTCGTGACCGTCGTCCTGACGCTGACCGTGGGCCCGGCGATCCTGCGCGCCCTGCGCCGGGCCACGCGGCGGGCCGCCTTCGAGGCGCCGGTCACATTCGACGCGCCCGCTCCGTGA
- a CDS encoding TetR family transcriptional regulator yields the protein MPAEESTQRPASSPLTERQEARRRRILHASAQLASRGGFDAVQMREVAESSQVALGTLYRYFPSKVHLLVATMQDQLEHMHGTLRKKPPSGDRPAERVAETLMRAFRALQREPHLADAMVRALTFADRSVSPEVDQVSRQTTAIILDAMGLSDPTPEQLSAVRVIEHTWHSALITWLSGRASIAQVRIDIETVCRLIDVTDPNRPPA from the coding sequence ATGCCTGCGGAAGAGTCCACCCAGCGCCCCGCCTCCTCCCCGCTCACGGAGCGGCAGGAGGCCCGCCGCCGGCGCATCCTGCACGCGAGCGCGCAGTTGGCCAGCCGGGGCGGTTTCGACGCGGTGCAGATGCGGGAGGTCGCCGAGTCCTCGCAGGTCGCGCTCGGCACGCTGTACCGCTACTTCCCGTCCAAGGTGCATCTGCTGGTCGCGACCATGCAGGACCAGCTCGAGCACATGCACGGCACGCTCCGCAAGAAGCCGCCGTCCGGGGACCGTCCGGCGGAGCGGGTCGCGGAGACGCTGATGCGCGCCTTCCGCGCGTTGCAGCGCGAGCCGCATCTGGCGGACGCGATGGTCCGCGCCCTGACGTTCGCCGACCGCAGCGTCTCCCCCGAGGTCGACCAGGTCTCCCGGCAGACGACCGCGATCATCCTCGACGCGATGGGCCTGAGCGACCCCACCCCCGAGCAGCTGTCGGCGGTCCGCGTCATCGAGCACACCTGGCACTCGGCCCTGATCACCTGGCTCTCGGGCCGGGCCTCCATCGCCCAGGTCCGCATCGACATCGAGACGGTGTGCCGCCTGATCGACGTAACGGACCCGAACAGGCCGCCGGCCTGA
- a CDS encoding ABC transporter ATP-binding protein, whose product MIRFENVSVTYDGAPHPVLRDVDLTVPEGELVLLAGPSGVGKSTLLGTVCGLVPHFTGGTLHGRVTVAGRDTRTHKPRELADVVGTVGQDPLSHFVTDTVEEELAYGMESLGLPPDVMRRRVEETLDLLGLAALRDRPLTALSGGQQQRVAIGSVLTPHPRVLVLDEPTSALDPAAAEEVLAVLLRLVHDLGTTVLLAEHRLERVLQYADRVVLLPAPGAAPRLGTPAEIMAVSPVYPPVVDLGRLAGWSPLPLTVRDARRRAAALRARLDGSHPRVHGVPAAPHLVQAPPPPRRLFRRTPPPPATPVAAPPVEARALSVRRDRIQALRSVDLTVAPGETVALMGRNGAGKSTLLAAFAGLVEPSAGTVRVGGAIPRRTPPRELVRRVGLVPQEPRDLLYADTVAAECAAADRDAGAVPGTCRDLVGELLPGIGDGTHPRDLSEGQRLTLALAVVLTGRPPLLLLDEPTRGLDYAAKARLVTVVRGLAAAGHAIVLATHDVELAAELAHRVVLLAEGEVIADGATAEVVVSSPSFAPQVSKILAPRPWLTVTQVREALA is encoded by the coding sequence GTGATCCGCTTCGAGAACGTCTCCGTGACCTACGACGGCGCGCCCCACCCCGTCCTCCGCGACGTCGACCTCACCGTCCCCGAGGGCGAACTCGTCCTCCTCGCGGGCCCGTCCGGCGTCGGCAAGTCCACGCTCCTCGGTACGGTCTGCGGTCTCGTCCCGCACTTCACGGGCGGCACCCTGCACGGCCGGGTCACGGTCGCGGGCCGGGACACCCGTACCCACAAGCCGCGTGAACTCGCCGACGTCGTGGGCACGGTGGGCCAGGATCCGCTGTCCCACTTCGTGACGGACACGGTGGAGGAGGAACTGGCCTACGGCATGGAGTCGCTCGGTCTGCCCCCGGACGTGATGCGCCGCCGTGTCGAGGAGACCCTCGACCTGCTCGGCCTCGCCGCCCTGCGGGACCGTCCGCTCACCGCGCTCTCCGGTGGGCAGCAGCAGCGGGTCGCGATCGGCTCGGTCCTCACCCCGCACCCGCGCGTGCTCGTCCTCGACGAACCGACCTCCGCGCTCGACCCGGCCGCCGCCGAGGAGGTCCTCGCCGTCCTCCTCCGTCTCGTCCACGACCTCGGTACGACGGTGCTGCTCGCGGAACACCGTCTGGAGCGCGTCCTGCAGTACGCCGACCGGGTCGTCCTCCTCCCGGCACCGGGAGCGGCCCCGCGCCTGGGCACCCCGGCCGAGATCATGGCCGTATCGCCGGTGTACCCGCCGGTGGTGGACCTGGGCCGGCTGGCGGGCTGGTCCCCTCTGCCGCTGACGGTGCGCGACGCCCGGCGTCGAGCGGCCGCCCTGCGTGCCCGCCTCGACGGATCCCACCCCCGGGTCCACGGGGTCCCTGCGGCACCCCACCTCGTCCAGGCCCCTCCCCCGCCCCGCCGCCTCTTCCGCCGCACCCCTCCACCACCGGCCACCCCCGTGGCCGCGCCCCCCGTCGAGGCCCGCGCCCTGTCCGTCCGCCGTGACCGGATCCAGGCGCTGCGGAGCGTCGACCTGACCGTCGCCCCCGGTGAGACCGTCGCCCTGATGGGCCGCAACGGCGCCGGAAAGTCCACCCTGCTCGCCGCCTTCGCCGGGCTCGTGGAGCCGTCCGCCGGGACGGTCCGGGTCGGCGGGGCGATCCCGCGGCGCACACCGCCCCGCGAGCTGGTGCGCCGGGTGGGGCTGGTTCCGCAGGAACCGCGTGACCTGCTGTACGCCGACACGGTCGCCGCCGAGTGCGCGGCGGCCGACCGGGACGCGGGGGCCGTTCCCGGTACCTGCCGTGACCTGGTCGGTGAGTTGCTCCCGGGGATCGGCGACGGCACCCATCCGCGCGATCTGTCCGAGGGGCAGCGGCTGACGCTCGCGCTCGCCGTCGTCCTGACCGGCCGGCCGCCGCTGCTGCTGCTCGACGAGCCGACGCGGGGCCTGGACTACGCGGCGAAGGCGCGGCTGGTCACCGTGGTGCGCGGCCTTGCGGCGGCCGGACACGCGATCGTCCTCGCCACGCACGATGTGGAGCTGGCCGCCGAGCTGGCCCACCGGGTGGTGCTGCTCGCGGAGGGAGAGGTGATCGCCGACGGTGCGACGGCGGAGGTGGTCGTCTCCTCTCCCTCCTTCGCGCCGCAGGTGTCGAAGATCCTGGCCCCGCGGCCGTGGCTCACGGTCACGCAGGTGAGGGAGGCGCTGGCGTGA
- a CDS encoding SCO2322 family protein: MIRPARALLPPVLALLLLAAAPAHATGYRYWSFWERTGDRWTYATEGPGTARPADGTVQGFRFAVSEGASDASRPRGAASFGAICARTPAKSGTKRIALVIDFGTTSDAPSGETPPTPRWACARVPPTATTAEALATVAKPLRYDTNALLCAIAGYPRTGCGEQVSTTKNPSHKDSGPSVGIYAGAAAVATLAAAAVWQARRRRRND, translated from the coding sequence GTGATCCGCCCCGCCCGCGCCCTGCTCCCGCCGGTCCTCGCGCTGCTCCTGTTGGCCGCCGCCCCGGCCCACGCCACCGGCTACCGCTACTGGTCCTTCTGGGAACGCACCGGCGACCGCTGGACCTACGCGACCGAGGGCCCGGGGACGGCCCGCCCGGCCGACGGCACCGTCCAGGGCTTCCGTTTCGCGGTCAGCGAGGGCGCCTCCGACGCGTCCCGGCCCCGCGGCGCCGCCTCCTTCGGCGCGATCTGCGCCCGCACACCCGCGAAGTCCGGCACGAAGCGCATCGCCCTGGTCATCGACTTCGGCACCACGTCCGACGCCCCCTCGGGCGAGACCCCGCCCACCCCGCGCTGGGCGTGCGCCCGGGTCCCCCCGACCGCCACCACGGCCGAGGCCCTCGCCACGGTCGCCAAACCCCTCCGCTACGACACGAACGCCCTCCTGTGCGCCATCGCGGGCTACCCGAGAACGGGCTGCGGGGAGCAGGTGTCGACGACGAAGAACCCGTCGCACAAGGACTCGGGCCCCTCCGTGGGCATCTACGCGGGCGCGGCAGCGGTGGCGACACTGGCGGCGGCCGCCGTATGGCAGGCACGACGACGGCGGAGGAATGACTGA
- a CDS encoding glycosyltransferase family 4 protein, with protein sequence MTAEASQAGSRRDLAADGGRPLDIALLTYKGNPFCGGQGVYVRHLSRELVRLGHRVEVIGSQPYPVLDESHDGPTLTELPSLDLYRSPDPFRTPGRDEYRDWIDALEVATMWTGGFPEPLTFSLRARRHLRARRGEFDVVHDNQTLGYGLLGDVGAPLVTTIHHPITVDRQLELDAADGWQQRLSKRRWYAFTRMQKRVARRLPSVLTVSGTSRREIVDHLGVRDDRIHVVHIGADTDLFSPDPAVPVVPGRIVTTSSADVPLKGLVFLVEALAKVRTEHPDAHLVVVGKRPTEGPVAHTIERYGLEGAVEFVKGISDAELVDLVRSAEVACVPSLYEGFSLPAAEAMATGTPLVATTGGAIPEVAGRDGETCLAVPPGDAGALAAALGRLLGDADLRARLGAAGRDRVLRNFTWARAAEGTVARYREAIAGGARRPATGMPEDVDVVNRASDRESRATC encoded by the coding sequence GTGACCGCTGAGGCCAGTCAGGCGGGGTCCCGGCGTGACCTCGCCGCCGACGGCGGGCGACCGCTCGACATCGCGCTCCTCACCTATAAGGGGAACCCGTTCTGCGGCGGCCAGGGTGTCTACGTACGGCACCTCTCCCGCGAACTGGTCCGGCTCGGCCACCGCGTCGAGGTCATCGGCTCCCAGCCGTACCCCGTCCTCGACGAGAGCCACGACGGCCCGACCCTGACCGAGCTGCCCAGCCTCGACCTCTACCGCTCCCCGGACCCCTTCCGCACCCCCGGGCGCGACGAGTACCGCGACTGGATCGACGCCCTCGAGGTCGCCACCATGTGGACCGGAGGCTTCCCGGAGCCCCTGACGTTCTCCCTGCGCGCCCGCCGCCATCTGCGCGCCCGCCGCGGTGAGTTCGACGTCGTGCACGACAACCAGACCCTCGGCTACGGCCTGTTGGGCGATGTCGGCGCCCCCCTGGTCACCACCATCCACCACCCCATCACCGTCGACCGGCAGTTGGAGCTCGACGCCGCCGACGGCTGGCAGCAGCGACTGTCCAAGCGCCGCTGGTACGCCTTCACCCGGATGCAGAAGCGCGTCGCCCGCCGACTGCCCTCCGTGCTCACCGTCTCCGGCACCTCCCGCCGGGAGATCGTCGACCACCTCGGCGTCCGCGACGACCGCATCCACGTCGTCCACATCGGCGCCGACACCGACCTGTTCTCCCCCGACCCGGCCGTGCCCGTCGTACCCGGCCGGATCGTCACGACCTCCAGCGCGGACGTCCCCCTCAAGGGCCTGGTCTTCCTCGTCGAGGCCCTGGCGAAGGTCCGCACCGAGCACCCCGACGCCCACCTCGTCGTCGTCGGCAAACGCCCCACCGAGGGACCCGTCGCCCACACGATCGAACGCTACGGCCTCGAAGGCGCCGTCGAGTTCGTCAAGGGCATCTCCGACGCCGAACTCGTCGACCTCGTGCGCTCGGCGGAGGTCGCCTGCGTGCCGTCCCTGTACGAGGGCTTCAGCCTGCCCGCCGCCGAGGCCATGGCCACCGGGACCCCGCTCGTCGCCACCACCGGCGGCGCCATCCCCGAGGTCGCCGGACGCGACGGCGAGACCTGCCTCGCCGTACCCCCGGGCGACGCGGGCGCCCTCGCCGCCGCCCTCGGCCGGCTCCTCGGCGACGCCGACCTGCGCGCCCGGCTCGGCGCCGCCGGACGCGACCGCGTCCTGCGGAACTTCACCTGGGCACGCGCCGCCGAGGGAACCGTGGCCCGCTACCGCGAGGCGATAGCCGGGGGCGCCCGCCGCCCGGCGACCGGGATGCCCGAAGATGTTGACGTCGTAAACCGAGCATCCGATCGCGAAAGCAGGGCCACGTGCTGA
- a CDS encoding aldehyde dehydrogenase, producing MAELVEHGKLFIGGELTDPLGDAVIEVISPHTEEVIGRVPHASAADVDRAVAVARRAFDEGPWPRLSLDERIAVVSRIKDGIAMRHEEIARVISSENGSPYSWSVLAQALGAMMVWDAAITVARGFTYEERRDGVLGKILVRREPVGVVAAVVPWNVPQFVAAAKLAPALLTGCSVILKPSPESPLDAYLLADIAREAGLPEGVLSILPADREVSEYLVGHPGVDKVSFTGSVAAGKRVMEVASRNLTRVTLELGGKSAAIVLPDADLQGAVAGIVPAAWMNNGQACVAQTRILLPRSRYDEFADAFASAASALVVGDPLDPATQVGPLVAERQQRRNLDYIRIGQEEGAKVLTGGGRPAGLDRGWYVEPTLFGDVDNSMRIAREEIFGPVICLLPYGDESEALKIANDSDYGLSGSVWTADVAHGIEVAKQVRTGTYSVNTFSLDMLGPFGGYKNSGLGREFGPEGFGEYLEHKMIHLPAGWEG from the coding sequence ATGGCTGAGCTCGTGGAACACGGAAAGCTGTTCATCGGCGGAGAGTTGACGGACCCCCTGGGCGATGCCGTCATCGAGGTGATCTCGCCGCACACCGAGGAGGTCATCGGGCGGGTGCCGCACGCCTCCGCGGCGGATGTGGACCGGGCCGTCGCCGTCGCACGGCGGGCGTTCGACGAGGGGCCCTGGCCCCGGCTGTCGCTCGACGAGCGGATCGCGGTCGTCTCCCGCATCAAGGACGGGATCGCGATGCGCCACGAGGAGATCGCCCGGGTGATCTCCTCCGAGAACGGCTCCCCGTACTCCTGGAGCGTCCTCGCGCAGGCCCTCGGCGCGATGATGGTGTGGGACGCGGCGATCACCGTCGCCCGGGGCTTCACCTACGAGGAGCGCCGCGACGGCGTGCTCGGGAAGATCCTCGTACGGCGCGAGCCGGTAGGGGTCGTCGCGGCCGTCGTCCCCTGGAACGTCCCCCAGTTCGTCGCCGCCGCCAAGCTCGCGCCCGCACTGCTCACGGGCTGCTCGGTGATCCTCAAGCCGTCGCCGGAGTCCCCGCTGGACGCGTACCTCCTCGCGGACATCGCACGCGAGGCGGGGCTGCCGGAGGGGGTGCTGTCGATCCTGCCGGCGGACCGCGAGGTCAGCGAGTACCTGGTCGGGCACCCCGGTGTCGACAAGGTCTCCTTCACCGGCTCGGTCGCGGCGGGCAAGCGGGTCATGGAGGTGGCCTCCCGCAACCTCACCCGCGTCACGCTGGAGCTCGGCGGCAAGTCGGCGGCGATCGTGCTGCCGGACGCCGATCTGCAGGGCGCGGTCGCCGGGATCGTCCCGGCCGCCTGGATGAACAACGGGCAGGCCTGTGTCGCCCAGACCCGTATCCTCCTGCCGCGCTCGCGCTACGACGAGTTCGCCGACGCCTTCGCCTCCGCCGCGAGCGCCCTCGTCGTCGGGGACCCGCTGGACCCGGCCACCCAGGTGGGCCCGCTGGTCGCCGAGCGGCAGCAGCGCCGCAACCTCGACTACATCCGCATCGGCCAGGAGGAGGGCGCGAAGGTTCTGACCGGCGGCGGCCGTCCGGCGGGCCTGGACCGGGGCTGGTACGTCGAGCCGACCCTCTTCGGCGACGTCGACAACTCCATGCGGATCGCCCGCGAGGAGATCTTCGGCCCGGTGATCTGCCTCCTCCCCTACGGCGACGAGTCGGAGGCGCTGAAGATCGCCAACGACTCCGACTACGGGCTGAGCGGCAGCGTGTGGACCGCCGACGTGGCGCACGGCATCGAGGTCGCGAAGCAGGTCCGTACGGGGACGTACTCCGTCAACACCTTCAGCCTCGACATGCTCGGACCGTTCGGCGGCTACAAGAACTCCGGACTGGGGCGGGAGTTCGGGCCCGAGGGCTTCGGCGAGTACCTCGAGCACAAGATGATCCATCTGCCGGCGGGCTGGGAAGGCTGA
- a CDS encoding MBL fold metallo-hydrolase has product MTTTFDHGGGVRSLRVPIPDNPLGFTLVYVVDTDRGPVLIDTGWDDPASMDALVDGLAVCGTAVSEVRGVVITHHHPDHHGLSGKVREVSGAWVAMHAADASIVRRARGTRTERWYTYMADKLAAAGAPEEHIAPLRTARRRTLPGLSPALPDREIVPGELLELPGRRLRAIWTPGHTPGHVCLHLEEEHPAGLTGHGRLFSGDHLLPEITPHIGLYEDPDDTTVTDPLGDYLDSLERVGRLAPAEILPAHQHPFTDAPSRVRELLTHHESRLTDLLTLLATPLTPWQLAERMEWNRPWDQIPYGSRTIAVSEAEAHLRRLVKQGRAEAVTGSDPTTYVACG; this is encoded by the coding sequence ATGACGACGACGTTCGATCATGGCGGGGGTGTGCGGTCCCTGCGGGTGCCCATCCCGGACAATCCCCTGGGGTTCACGCTGGTGTATGTCGTGGACACCGACCGGGGGCCGGTGCTGATCGACACGGGGTGGGACGACCCGGCGTCGATGGACGCGCTCGTCGACGGGCTCGCGGTCTGCGGTACGGCCGTGTCCGAGGTGCGGGGGGTCGTCATCACGCACCACCATCCCGACCATCACGGCCTCTCCGGCAAGGTGCGGGAGGTGTCCGGGGCGTGGGTGGCGATGCACGCGGCGGACGCGTCCATCGTGCGCCGGGCGCGCGGGACCCGCACCGAGCGCTGGTACACGTACATGGCGGACAAGCTGGCCGCGGCGGGCGCCCCCGAGGAGCACATCGCGCCGCTGCGGACGGCCCGGCGCCGTACGCTGCCCGGGCTCTCGCCCGCCCTGCCCGACCGCGAGATCGTCCCCGGCGAGTTGCTCGAGCTGCCCGGCCGCCGGCTGCGCGCGATCTGGACTCCGGGGCACACCCCCGGCCATGTCTGCCTCCACCTGGAGGAGGAACACCCGGCGGGCCTCACCGGCCACGGCCGGCTCTTCTCCGGAGATCACCTCCTCCCCGAGATCACCCCCCACATCGGCCTCTACGAGGACCCCGACGACACCACCGTCACCGACCCCCTCGGCGACTACCTCGACTCCCTCGAACGCGTCGGCCGCCTCGCCCCCGCCGAGATCCTCCCGGCCCACCAGCACCCCTTCACCGACGCCCCGTCCCGGGTACGTGAACTGCTCACCCACCACGAGAGCCGCCTGACCGACCTCCTCACCCTCCTCGCCACTCCGCTCACCCCCTGGCAGCTCGCCGAACGCATGGAGTGGAACCGCCCCTGGGACCAGATCCCCTACGGGTCACGCACCATCGCCGTCTCGGAGGCGGAGGCCCATCTGCGCCGACTGGTCAAACAGGGCCGGGCGGAGGCGGTCACGGGCAGCGATCCGACGACGTACGTCGCCTGCGGGTGA
- a CDS encoding ferredoxin produces MGDRWHVEVDRSLCIGSAQCIHHAPDGFRLDTARQSHPVDPDADANERVLTAAESCPVEAIAITLLGSGEAVFPPED; encoded by the coding sequence ATGGGGGACCGTTGGCACGTGGAGGTCGACCGCTCGCTGTGCATCGGCTCGGCCCAGTGCATCCACCACGCCCCGGACGGCTTCCGCCTCGACACCGCCCGCCAGTCCCACCCGGTCGACCCGGACGCGGACGCGAACGAGCGGGTGCTGACGGCGGCGGAGAGCTGCCCGGTGGAGGCGATCGCGATCACGCTGCTGGGGAGCGGGGAGGCGGTGTTCCCGCCGGAGGACTGA
- a CDS encoding prenyltransferase/squalene oxidase repeat-containing protein, with translation MATATVTAAAATVLALIGASAPAVAAGPSPSASVALPVGLYGTADPTYDGVWRQSLALLAQRTVGVWPARESVAWLAGQQCADGSFAAFRADPAKACDARTTVDTNSTGAAVQALAEIGGHEAQVDKSVAWLKSVQNADGGWGYSPGGATDANSTSVVIGALAQAGETVPNVRKNGRSPFDALTKLALPCTGEDAGAFAHQPDKKGALVANADATAAAVLGLGGESLAVTRQDDATSAPRCEQADEPERTAANGAAWLAKTLAEDGHLTSALPGAGDQPDYGNTADAVVALSCAHLNDQAAAPLRWLEAHSADWAAQAGPAAYAQLVLAASAARDGDVHDFGGQDLVALLNATGPAPESVDETRTATKTAEPGAAAQASSDGNDGGLNTVRTVGAGLLVGAIAGLVLIGRGRKRQQP, from the coding sequence ATGGCCACCGCCACCGTGACGGCGGCCGCCGCGACCGTCCTCGCCCTGATCGGTGCCTCCGCCCCCGCCGTCGCCGCCGGCCCCTCCCCGTCCGCGTCGGTCGCCCTGCCCGTGGGTCTGTACGGCACCGCCGATCCGACGTACGACGGTGTGTGGCGCCAGTCGCTGGCACTGCTCGCCCAGCGCACGGTGGGCGTGTGGCCCGCGCGCGAGTCGGTGGCCTGGCTGGCGGGGCAGCAGTGCGCGGACGGTTCGTTCGCCGCGTTCCGCGCGGACCCGGCGAAGGCCTGCGACGCCAGGACGACGGTCGACACCAACAGCACCGGTGCCGCCGTCCAGGCGCTGGCGGAGATCGGTGGCCACGAGGCCCAGGTCGACAAGAGCGTGGCCTGGCTGAAGTCGGTCCAGAACGCGGACGGCGGCTGGGGCTACTCCCCCGGCGGGGCCACCGACGCCAACTCCACGTCGGTCGTCATCGGCGCGCTCGCCCAGGCCGGCGAGACCGTTCCGAACGTCCGCAAGAACGGCAGGTCCCCGTTCGACGCCCTCACGAAGCTCGCCCTGCCCTGCACGGGCGAGGACGCCGGCGCCTTCGCCCACCAGCCCGACAAGAAGGGCGCCCTCGTGGCCAACGCGGACGCGACGGCGGCGGCCGTGCTCGGCCTGGGCGGCGAGAGTCTGGCCGTGACCCGTCAGGACGACGCCACGTCCGCGCCGCGCTGCGAGCAGGCCGACGAGCCCGAGCGGACCGCGGCCAACGGCGCCGCCTGGCTCGCCAAGACCCTCGCCGAGGACGGTCACCTCACGTCCGCGCTGCCCGGCGCCGGCGACCAGCCCGACTACGGCAACACCGCCGACGCGGTCGTCGCCCTGTCCTGCGCCCACCTCAACGACCAGGCCGCCGCACCCCTGCGCTGGCTGGAGGCCCACTCCGCCGACTGGGCCGCCCAGGCCGGACCGGCCGCGTACGCGCAGCTCGTCCTCGCGGCGAGCGCCGCACGGGACGGCGACGTCCACGACTTCGGCGGGCAGGACCTGGTCGCCCTGCTCAACGCGACGGGCCCGGCCCCGGAGAGCGTCGACGAGACCAGGACCGCGACGAAGACCGCCGAGCCGGGCGCCGCCGCCCAGGCGTCCTCCGACGGGAACGACGGCGGCCTGAACACCGTCCGGACCGTCGGCGCCGGTCTCCTCGTCGGCGCGATCGCCGGCCTCGTCCTGATCGGCCGGGGCAGGAAGCGGCAGCAGCCGTGA